The genomic interval tcgcgccgccgccgcgccgcctctcccAAAGGGTCGGCGAGTTGTCGTTCTCGTTCACCGCCGGCCGCTTCAccaccggcagcggcgggtcCAACGTGCACATCGCCGACGAGCAGCTCCGCGCGTCCCTGACCTTGGAGCACGCCCGCGACGacgtcctccccctccccctccaccgCCTAAACAGCCCCAGTGTGAGCTGCTCCACCAGcctcttgccgccgccgtgggccGAATCACCTAGCGCGGccagccggccgccgccccgcgcgccCGAGCATCTCCTCGGCCTCCCCTTGACCTGCCCCATGCAGCCGATCCTCGGCGACGCCGGGAgggggtcgccgccgtccgcgttgCTATTCTTCGCGTCCTGCGCCCTCTGCCACACGGGCGGCGACAGCAGGAGCGGCGAGTacgcgggcgccggcgccacagCCAGCTTCTTGGCCCCGTCCCTCGGCGGCGGAGTAACCTTGAGAATGATCCAAGTCGGCTTCGGCGCCTTAAtctggtggcggtggtggtgatgaaACGCCCCCATGGAGATCAACCGGCCACCGTCCTCCTCGCTCGATGCGCGGCTGGCTGTCTCCGGCCACCGGTGCAAGTGGTGCAACTACTCCTTTGATGTGTGGGGCTGGATATTTTGTGAGCTCGTCTCGTTAATATGCAGCAGCGCAAGAATTTCGGTCGAACGTTTGGAAGCTCATTATTTATAATAGTAAACGTAagctattaataaaactcatctataatcttagactaattcacgagacgaatctattgagcttaattaatacatgattagtctatgtgatgttacagtaaacatgctctaatcatagattaattaggcttaaaaaatttgtctcgcggattaccCCTCATTTacgaaattagttttttattagtctatgtttaatactttaaattaatgtctAAACATTTGTGACATAAgtctaaaaagtttagttcCCTCTAAACAACCTCCGGTCTACTAATCCGTAATCTaaactgaccaagagaaaagaaagattaTTGAGTGGCACTTATGGTATTGCGACTTCCAGGTCAAGTCCTTGTCCTTGTAGCTTGCGAACGAACTCGCGCTGGCGACTTGAACACGACGAGAGCAGGAGGGGCGTGATTGGACCGTGGTGCCACCCGGTCGTTAGCTTGAATGGAACGGCTaggccgtgccgccgtggCTGAGTCGGACGGTAAAATATTCTCAGGGTCAGTGCTTGCGACGTCACTGCTGCTTACTTTTGTTGCATTCCGAGAGCGACTTCTTTTTGGTTTTGCGACTCTGCTGTAGTGCCGCTCTGATTCAAAGTCAGGGTAGCTCGAATTTTTGTGTGCACTGTGTGTGGAGTGTAATCCACGGTGACcatgttcttttgtttatgctgAGAGCTTCTCTAAAATACAGAATTAGGGATTGTAATAGATCGGGTTAGGAATTCCATGTCTGACCCATCGCCCGATTTTGCCCATTCGACCTATGCCCGATAGAGTAGAAATctataggcaaaatttgctacgggacatcgaaaaaacgcgtaattagtCGGTGaacaccgtaagatcatgaatttgctgtagggcactataaaaatatggtaattaactTGTAGACACTTcgaccattattttattaattttggagtcaaaaattttaaaaatgacaagattaccctcggtggccaacccgttatgccgATTGGGAACCAAACCTAGTCGGTCTCGGCGTCGCACCACAtccgaaccctagcctatagGGCGActgagcaggcggcggcgacggcgacctagcggcggcgagggcggcggcaacccggccaccgagggcaatcacgttatttttaaaatttttgactccaaaattaataaaagaatGGTCGGAGTGTCTATTAGCTAATTGCCGCATTTTGTGatgtcctgtagcaaattcgtgatcttacggtgtccaccggctaattacaagttttttcaatgccctgtagcaaaatTTGCCAAATCCATATCATCCCATAATCAGTCGGGATGGGTATAACCAACGGGTACTCAATAGATCTCATATAAATAATGTCCTAAtagatttataattaaaaaaataatataatccaTAGGTTATAAAATAATCCCTAATGTCTTAAAGagtaacataaaaatattgctaagctatcataattttatcaaagttCAAGACAAAAGGTGGGTTAAGAAGGGGTATGAGATGCAagcaaaaatcaaataatacaGAGTCAGGTTGAGAATAAGTTATCCACAtggaaaatataaaacatgttCGTTGCTCACAAGGTTTTCGGGTCTCGGGCGGACATGTCCATGGGAAAAAATTGAACCCACCCCCGTGCCCATCAGGTGCGGTGACCACTGATACGCAGATAAGTGAGCAAAGTTGCCGTCCCTACGCACAAttgagaaaataaagaaataaaaacaaatgatttcaACACAAATAAAAGTGTAAAACAAAATATCGTTATAATTAATTGGGTAATTGATCTATTTAAaccaaataaatcaaataaattgcAAGACTCATTATGCTAGGAGTTACATGTGTTCaatgaattaatatgatttttaaagcaacttttatatgtttttaaaatatattatttaacgGTACGAAAAGCATGCGCATGTAAAAAGAGAATATACGAGGATAATATAGGGTTGCCGAATGCAGCTTTAATGGTAGGTTAATGATGAATTACTTTACTCTGTTCCTCTTCCTATCCTATGAGCCTATTTCTCTTCATATTTCATTTCTCCTATAAAATGAGAATGTATTT from Oryza brachyantha chromosome 3, ObraRS2, whole genome shotgun sequence carries:
- the LOC107303798 gene encoding uncharacterized protein LOC107303798; its protein translation is MGAFHHHHRHQIKAPKPTWIILKVTPPPRDGAKKLAVAPAPAYSPLLLSPPVWQRAQDAKNSNADGGDPLPASPRIGCMGQVKGRPRRCSGARGGGRLAALGDSAHGGGKRLVEQLTLGLFRRWRGRGRTSSRACSKVRDARSCSSAMCTLDPPLPVVKRPAVNENDNSPTLWERRRGGGAKPLRTLRLT